The Cystobacter fuscus DSM 2262 genome contains a region encoding:
- a CDS encoding aldehyde dehydrogenase family protein, with translation MHVVSKSEASRTNPFQETFERLRARRWEQAHTSAKERVARLRKLREAIVARREELYQAMYADFRKPAAEVESTEVLVVLMELDHALKHVAQWMKPRRVPTPLLLAGTRGQVRYEPKGVVLIISPWNYPFQLTLSPLVAAVAAGNCVCIKPSEKTPHTAQVMERLIRDVFDPSEVAVVQGGGAESQALLELPFDHFFFTGGARVGRKVMEAAARHLAGVTLELGGKSPVVVDDTADLKATAERLVFGKFINAGQTCVAPDYVMVPAAREEELLGHLREAIEHAYGKTEEARRASPDFCRMVDDAQFGRVNGLLERSVSQGARVVLGGTVDADSRYIAPTVLADVKPETAIMEEEIFGPVLPVLRYDTLDDAVRFIREGSKPLALYIFSQDNATVERLLADTTAGGTCVNTVVMHLTSAELPFGGVGESGLGNYHGEFGFRTFSHERAVLHQGPLFLLKNFFPPYAGRAGKLGRVASRLFE, from the coding sequence ATGCACGTGGTGAGCAAGAGCGAGGCGAGCCGGACGAATCCCTTTCAGGAGACCTTCGAGCGGCTGCGGGCGCGGCGCTGGGAGCAGGCGCACACGAGCGCCAAGGAGCGCGTGGCCCGGTTGCGCAAGCTGCGCGAGGCGATCGTCGCGCGGCGCGAGGAACTCTATCAGGCGATGTACGCGGACTTCCGCAAGCCGGCGGCCGAGGTGGAGAGCACCGAGGTGCTGGTGGTGCTCATGGAGCTGGACCACGCCCTCAAGCACGTGGCCCAGTGGATGAAGCCGCGCCGGGTGCCCACCCCGCTCTTGCTCGCCGGCACGCGCGGCCAGGTGCGCTACGAGCCCAAGGGCGTGGTGCTCATCATCTCGCCGTGGAACTACCCCTTCCAGCTCACCCTGTCCCCGCTGGTGGCGGCGGTGGCGGCGGGCAACTGCGTGTGCATCAAGCCGAGCGAGAAGACGCCCCACACCGCGCAGGTCATGGAGCGGCTCATCCGGGACGTGTTCGACCCCTCCGAGGTGGCGGTGGTGCAGGGCGGCGGAGCCGAGAGCCAGGCGCTCCTGGAGCTGCCCTTCGACCATTTCTTCTTCACGGGCGGCGCGCGCGTGGGGCGCAAGGTGATGGAGGCGGCGGCGCGGCACCTGGCGGGCGTGACGCTGGAGCTGGGGGGCAAGTCGCCCGTGGTGGTGGACGACACGGCGGACCTGAAGGCCACGGCCGAGCGGCTCGTCTTCGGCAAGTTCATCAACGCGGGGCAGACATGCGTGGCGCCGGACTACGTGATGGTGCCCGCGGCGCGCGAGGAGGAGCTGCTCGGACACCTGCGCGAGGCCATCGAGCACGCCTACGGCAAGACGGAGGAGGCGCGCCGCGCGAGCCCGGACTTCTGCCGCATGGTGGATGACGCGCAGTTCGGCCGGGTCAACGGGCTCCTGGAGCGCTCGGTGTCGCAAGGGGCGCGCGTGGTGCTGGGCGGCACGGTGGACGCGGACAGCCGCTACATCGCGCCCACGGTGCTCGCGGACGTGAAGCCGGAGACGGCCATCATGGAGGAGGAGATCTTCGGCCCGGTGCTGCCGGTGCTGCGCTACGACACCCTGGACGACGCGGTGCGCTTCATCCGCGAGGGGAGCAAACCCCTGGCCCTGTACATCTTCAGCCAGGACAACGCCACGGTGGAGCGGCTGCTCGCGGACACGACGGCGGGCGGCACGTGCGTGAACACGGTGGTGATGCACCTGACGAGCGCGGAGCTGCCCTTTGGCGGCGTGGGCGAGAGCGGCCTGGGCAACTACCACGGCGAGTTCGGCTTCCGCACCTTCAGCCACGAGCGCGCGGTGCTGCACCAGGGGCCCCTGTTCCTGCTCAAGAACTTCTTCCCGCCCTACGCGGGCCGGGCGGGCAAGCTGGGGCGGGTGGCCAGCCGCCTCTTCGAGTGA
- a CDS encoding phospholipase D-like domain-containing protein translates to MRPIQAELLDGGALYREVVLGKLAHARESVWIATANVKAMYVERSGRFVPLLEVLDGLAARGVALRLLHAELPSRPFREEFDRRARLVKGGLELKVCPRVHFKTVLVDGAWAYLGSANLTGAGLGAKGEHARNFELGFVTEDFDVIDRVTAFYESVWSGASCRGCRLREVCPDPILPAGASRTVKGAPGGVQLGKARRLVRRGAKSSR, encoded by the coding sequence ATGCGTCCCATCCAAGCGGAGCTGCTCGACGGCGGCGCGTTGTACCGGGAAGTGGTGCTCGGCAAGCTGGCGCACGCGCGCGAGTCGGTGTGGATCGCCACGGCGAACGTGAAGGCCATGTACGTGGAGCGCTCGGGGCGCTTCGTGCCGCTGCTCGAGGTGCTGGACGGGCTGGCGGCGCGGGGGGTGGCGCTGCGGCTGCTGCACGCGGAGCTGCCCAGCAGGCCCTTCCGGGAGGAGTTCGACCGGCGGGCGCGGCTGGTGAAGGGGGGCCTGGAGTTGAAGGTGTGCCCGCGTGTTCACTTCAAGACAGTGCTGGTGGATGGGGCGTGGGCCTACCTGGGCAGCGCCAACCTCACCGGGGCGGGGCTGGGGGCCAAGGGGGAGCACGCGCGCAACTTCGAGCTGGGCTTCGTCACCGAGGACTTCGACGTCATCGATCGGGTGACGGCGTTCTACGAGTCGGTATGGAGCGGCGCGTCGTGCCGGGGCTGCCGGCTGCGCGAGGTGTGTCCGGATCCCATCCTGCCCGCGGGCGCGTCCCGGACGGTGAAGGGCGCGCCGGGCGGAGTCCAGCTCGGCAAGGCCCGGCGTCTGGTGCGCCGGGGCGCGAAGTCCTCCCGGTAG
- a CDS encoding sensor histidine kinase — translation MMGNATDDAKALLRADRKNYLVCGAFLPAVALVHCLVTRTLPVGLVVSQLAVGALFGVMAWALGSGRVPTRVMDSVAAVLAILGATVFVILSGGPDSPYFHVFAALPFLLAMFTPATLLPTLVGGAVTLGAVAVVDVLAGVPSRTIVLQMVGFAMLLGLALFGTRTYRRMAEAQRVAHQARLVALEQLAESERRRGDAARERAEVERLVMVGQLAAGVAHEVNNPLAYVKANLCFLEREVEDAQRPLDRDELRGVIAETQQGVLRIQQIVTDLKDFSRAGSGGDEARAVLEEAVLEARRLASVRLRERGEVSLALDPGLPAVRLEQRRVVQVLLNLLLNAADAVELADPTCQAHITVRAWQVEEGVRVEVDDNGPGIPKEVLPRLFEPFFTTKPPGRGTGLGLALCREYVSRAGGSLHAENRPGGGARFVLRLPVVRAPAAALA, via the coding sequence ATGATGGGCAACGCCACCGATGACGCCAAGGCCCTGCTGCGCGCGGATCGGAAGAACTACCTCGTCTGTGGAGCGTTCCTCCCGGCGGTGGCGCTGGTGCATTGCCTGGTGACGCGGACGTTGCCCGTGGGGCTCGTCGTGTCGCAGCTCGCGGTGGGCGCGCTCTTCGGGGTGATGGCGTGGGCTCTGGGCTCCGGGCGCGTCCCCACGCGCGTCATGGACTCGGTGGCCGCGGTGCTCGCCATCCTGGGCGCCACGGTGTTCGTCATCCTCAGCGGCGGGCCGGACAGCCCCTACTTCCACGTGTTCGCCGCCCTGCCGTTCCTGCTGGCCATGTTCACCCCCGCCACGCTCCTGCCCACGCTGGTGGGCGGCGCGGTGACGCTGGGCGCGGTGGCGGTGGTGGACGTGCTGGCCGGAGTGCCCTCGCGCACCATCGTGTTGCAGATGGTGGGCTTCGCCATGCTCCTGGGGCTGGCGCTCTTCGGCACGCGCACCTACCGGCGCATGGCGGAGGCGCAGCGCGTGGCCCATCAGGCGCGGCTCGTGGCGCTCGAGCAGCTCGCGGAGAGCGAGCGGCGGCGGGGGGACGCGGCGCGCGAGCGCGCGGAGGTGGAGCGGCTCGTCATGGTGGGACAGCTGGCGGCCGGGGTGGCGCACGAGGTGAACAACCCCCTGGCCTACGTGAAGGCCAACCTGTGCTTCCTCGAGCGCGAGGTGGAGGACGCGCAGCGGCCGTTGGACCGGGACGAGCTGCGCGGCGTGATCGCCGAGACGCAGCAGGGCGTGCTGCGCATCCAGCAGATCGTCACGGACCTGAAGGACTTCTCGCGCGCGGGCAGCGGGGGGGACGAGGCGCGGGCGGTGTTGGAGGAGGCGGTGCTCGAGGCGCGGCGGCTGGCGTCGGTGCGCCTGCGCGAGCGGGGCGAGGTGTCGCTGGCGTTGGACCCGGGGTTGCCGGCGGTGCGCCTGGAGCAGCGGCGCGTGGTGCAGGTGCTGCTCAACCTGCTGCTCAACGCGGCGGACGCGGTGGAGCTGGCGGACCCCACGTGCCAGGCCCACATCACCGTGCGCGCGTGGCAGGTGGAGGAGGGGGTGCGCGTGGAGGTGGATGACAACGGCCCGGGCATTCCCAAGGAGGTGCTGCCCCGGCTCTTCGAGCCCTTCTTCACCACCAAGCCGCCGGGCCGGGGCACCGGCCTGGGGCTGGCGCTGTGCCGCGAGTACGTGTCGCGCGCGGGCGGCTCGCTCCACGCGGAGAACCGCCCGGGAGGCGGCGCGCGCTTCGTGCTGCGGCTGCCCGTGGTGCGCGCGCCCGCCGCGGCGCTGGCGTGA
- a CDS encoding helix-turn-helix domain-containing protein yields the protein MLRAVRSADGLDDYLQDPIGRYFVGESFLHWYASPDVCGFTVWGRPGEAQISRLTQVLNVELAPAAPHVSLVDARRVESPDANGLSVLVKYMAPRISDFSQTVRRQALVRPEGIAGAVVGGFYSLVSSSYPTRAFADPLEALGWLGRPEPEARTLLVELNELVMRQQGQSPLLGELHRVLRTRLCDELVLADIAREMGMSERTLQRRLRESGTSFQSELNTVQVRTAQALLLDSDAKLTSVAAEVGCASLQHFSSLFRKLTGESPSAWRARHRQGP from the coding sequence ATGCTCCGCGCCGTGCGCTCCGCGGATGGACTGGACGACTACCTGCAGGATCCCATTGGCCGCTACTTCGTGGGGGAGAGCTTCCTCCACTGGTACGCCTCGCCCGACGTGTGCGGCTTCACCGTGTGGGGCCGTCCAGGCGAGGCGCAGATCTCCCGGCTCACCCAGGTGCTCAACGTGGAGCTGGCCCCCGCCGCGCCCCACGTGTCGCTCGTGGACGCGCGCCGCGTCGAGTCCCCGGACGCCAACGGCCTGTCCGTGCTGGTGAAGTACATGGCGCCGCGCATCTCCGACTTCTCCCAGACGGTGCGGCGTCAGGCGCTCGTGCGCCCCGAGGGCATCGCCGGCGCCGTCGTGGGCGGCTTCTACAGCCTGGTGAGCTCCAGCTACCCCACGCGCGCCTTCGCCGATCCCCTCGAGGCCCTGGGGTGGCTCGGCCGGCCCGAGCCCGAGGCGCGCACCCTGCTCGTGGAGCTCAACGAGCTGGTGATGCGGCAGCAGGGCCAGTCACCGCTGCTCGGCGAGCTGCACCGCGTGCTGCGCACCCGGCTGTGCGACGAGCTGGTGCTCGCGGACATCGCGCGGGAGATGGGCATGTCCGAGCGCACCCTGCAGCGGCGGCTGCGCGAGTCGGGCACCTCCTTCCAGTCCGAGCTCAACACGGTGCAGGTGCGCACCGCCCAGGCGCTGCTGCTCGACAGCGACGCCAAGCTCACCTCGGTGGCCGCCGAGGTGGGGTGCGCCTCGCTCCAGCACTTCAGCAGTCTGTTCCGCAAGCTGACGGGCGAGTCCCCCAGCGCCTGGCGCGCCCGGCACCGCCAGGGCCCCTGA
- a CDS encoding helix-turn-helix transcriptional regulator, with protein sequence MASKTTFPGPPEKTTPPRRWSRGKEGAPRSKQETRQHLAKSLGDTAREARRREGLTQADVAERIGVATEVYGRLERGLLMPSVPTLRRLCVTLRLAADALLALGPAEPPAWARAEPPPEQEPPQLRRLLRHLRKLNPEQLRALSNVAATLRRQE encoded by the coding sequence ATGGCGTCGAAGACTACTTTTCCAGGCCCCCCCGAGAAGACCACCCCACCTCGGAGGTGGTCTCGCGGCAAGGAGGGGGCTCCCCGAAGCAAACAGGAAACCCGGCAGCACCTGGCGAAGAGCCTGGGTGACACCGCGCGTGAAGCCCGCAGGCGCGAGGGGCTGACGCAGGCGGACGTGGCCGAGCGCATCGGCGTGGCCACGGAGGTGTACGGACGGCTGGAGCGCGGACTGCTCATGCCGAGCGTGCCCACGCTGCGGCGGCTGTGCGTGACGTTGCGGCTGGCGGCCGACGCGCTCCTGGCGCTCGGCCCGGCGGAGCCCCCCGCCTGGGCCCGGGCAGAGCCCCCGCCCGAGCAGGAGCCCCCCCAGTTGCGGCGGCTCTTGCGCCACCTGCGCAAGCTCAACCCCGAGCAGCTCCGGGCCCTGAGCAACGTGGCCGCCACGCTCCGACGTCAGGAGTGA
- a CDS encoding NYN domain-containing protein → MTTTRPAAASYVLIDAENIDWAVSNVVGRKPEPQDRVQFDRLVAFCESRFPNPVRCIVVLNARGEQLPDMMIGFVRALKTAGCEVVLLHGRPEQKVVDMGILKLLEAIRQQRPGAAVVLASHDGSDFAAALRPLLEEKRKVTLLGLREYVSQRFREFVPAGLEILDLEMDAKVFQRPLPRLLPIRVDEFDPAPFL, encoded by the coding sequence ATGACCACGACCCGACCCGCAGCCGCGTCCTACGTCCTCATCGATGCCGAGAACATCGACTGGGCCGTGTCCAACGTCGTGGGGCGCAAACCCGAGCCCCAGGACCGCGTGCAGTTCGACCGGCTGGTGGCCTTTTGCGAGAGCCGCTTTCCCAACCCCGTGCGCTGCATCGTGGTGCTCAACGCGCGGGGCGAGCAGTTGCCGGACATGATGATCGGCTTCGTGCGCGCCCTGAAGACCGCGGGGTGCGAGGTGGTGCTGCTGCACGGCCGCCCCGAGCAGAAGGTGGTGGACATGGGCATCCTCAAGCTGCTGGAGGCCATCCGCCAGCAGCGGCCGGGCGCCGCCGTCGTGCTCGCCAGCCACGACGGCAGTGACTTCGCCGCCGCCCTGCGCCCCCTGCTCGAGGAGAAGCGCAAGGTGACGCTGCTGGGCCTGCGCGAGTACGTGAGCCAGCGCTTCCGCGAGTTCGTTCCCGCGGGCCTGGAAATCCTGGACCTGGAGATGGATGCCAAGGTCTTCCAGCGGCCCCTGCCCCGCCTGCTGCCCATCCGCGTGGACGAGTTCGACCCCGCGCCCTTCCTGTAA
- a CDS encoding lytic transglycosylase domain-containing protein, with protein sequence MSVSSVSGNKAAALLALIALAEKSKTEGPSSPTTPPPTPLESNPPSLFNDGFTDGAQGGQWNEFLQTANQLMETLGQLQELLAPELGDPSGTPQDLFSPPGGPEGGPGPTPPQGQIPGGTTPDGVSATPGTEGSGSSKLGPGLPKELEPYRGAIESASAKTGVPANMLAAQIWQESRGNLAAVSTNGGNGLTDTGLMQVNPNTYGELQAKHPELQGKDLSSPENNILAGAYYMKDMKEQFGDWKTALRAYNSGPNGVDKSNLNALPAGTGDATYVDKVSNFWNIIESGNGTLPP encoded by the coding sequence ATGTCCGTCTCCTCCGTTTCAGGCAACAAGGCCGCGGCCCTGCTGGCGCTCATCGCTCTGGCCGAGAAGAGCAAGACCGAAGGCCCGTCGAGCCCCACGACGCCTCCCCCGACGCCGCTGGAGTCCAACCCGCCCTCCCTGTTCAACGACGGCTTCACCGACGGCGCGCAGGGGGGTCAGTGGAATGAGTTCCTCCAGACCGCCAATCAGCTCATGGAGACGCTCGGTCAGCTCCAGGAACTGCTGGCGCCCGAGCTGGGCGATCCGAGCGGCACGCCGCAGGATCTGTTCAGCCCGCCGGGTGGCCCCGAGGGTGGCCCCGGTCCGACCCCGCCCCAGGGCCAGATCCCGGGCGGTACGACGCCGGACGGTGTGTCGGCCACCCCGGGCACCGAGGGCTCCGGCTCATCGAAGCTGGGCCCCGGGCTGCCCAAGGAGCTCGAGCCGTACCGCGGCGCCATCGAGTCCGCCTCGGCCAAGACGGGCGTGCCGGCCAACATGCTGGCGGCGCAGATCTGGCAGGAGTCGCGCGGCAACCTGGCGGCCGTCTCCACCAACGGCGGCAATGGCCTGACGGACACCGGCCTCATGCAGGTCAACCCCAACACCTACGGGGAACTGCAGGCCAAGCACCCCGAGCTCCAGGGCAAGGACCTGTCCTCCCCCGAGAACAACATCCTCGCGGGCGCCTACTACATGAAGGACATGAAGGAGCAGTTCGGCGACTGGAAGACGGCCCTGCGCGCCTACAACTCCGGCCCCAACGGCGTGGACAAGAGCAACCTCAACGCCCTGCCCGCCGGCACCGGCGATGCCACCTACGTGGACAAGGTGTCCAACTTCTGGAACATCATCGAGTCCGGCAACGGCACGCTGCCTCCCTGA
- a CDS encoding HEAT repeat domain-containing protein, giving the protein MSDERPDALLKSALEKIVYFEARAEQLHHELTSTREELEHLKRELTLSEQRELDLRREVAQLEVRMGRLGTEREELLRLNQALRTERGQLLGKLLEASRIRASDRPEREEDDEDGLGIDLASFISQLRSEVLERPAQAGSAPPAPAFPWPTQGESVPASDTVPALAVVGGPAAASTLSSTASPVVQHAWRLQQEGRLAVSAGQLAELVGGGGGGDESLFGFSVRELSAPDATSRVRAAERLKALAQPAAAPALATALHAEDDPSVQVALLAAFAEVGKEQGVSVVSPLLSSSVPEVRIAALKALLTLSPQEAAPHLAQAVKDPDRSVRRRASLLALGLEGESARRLGEEAIHDPDAEVRSLAALALGAGSGESARSLLLEALKDPEVRVRRSASQSLGRILGQDVSAVVDLDEGRRRREIRRLATLPVQPVRASLSARPPPARAPVPAPAPALAPAPSPRLVPRAPPPTAPAPTPLASARAAARAAASPVEALCGPLLSEVRAAIRGRSLGELAAGIRATTELAQEALALLVARGSVIRRGHKYFAA; this is encoded by the coding sequence GTGAGTGACGAGCGTCCGGACGCGCTGCTCAAGAGCGCACTCGAGAAGATTGTCTACTTCGAGGCCCGTGCCGAGCAGCTCCACCACGAGCTGACGTCCACGCGGGAGGAGCTGGAGCACCTCAAGCGCGAGCTGACCCTGTCCGAGCAGCGCGAGTTGGATTTGCGGCGAGAGGTGGCGCAGCTCGAGGTGCGCATGGGCCGGCTGGGCACCGAGCGCGAGGAGCTACTGCGTCTCAACCAGGCCCTGCGCACCGAGCGCGGCCAGCTGCTCGGCAAGCTCCTGGAGGCCAGCCGCATCCGCGCCTCGGACCGGCCCGAGCGCGAGGAGGACGACGAGGACGGTCTGGGCATCGATCTGGCCTCCTTCATCTCCCAACTGCGCAGCGAGGTGCTCGAGCGCCCGGCGCAGGCGGGCTCCGCGCCTCCGGCTCCCGCCTTCCCCTGGCCCACGCAGGGCGAGAGCGTGCCCGCCTCGGACACCGTGCCCGCGCTCGCCGTGGTGGGAGGCCCCGCCGCGGCTTCGACCCTCTCCTCCACCGCCTCGCCCGTGGTGCAGCACGCCTGGCGCCTGCAGCAGGAGGGCCGCCTGGCGGTGAGCGCCGGGCAACTGGCGGAGCTGGTCGGGGGTGGAGGGGGTGGAGACGAGTCGCTCTTCGGCTTCTCCGTGCGCGAGCTGTCCGCGCCGGACGCCACTTCGCGCGTGCGTGCCGCCGAGCGCCTCAAGGCCCTCGCCCAGCCGGCCGCCGCCCCCGCCCTGGCCACCGCCCTGCACGCCGAGGACGACCCCAGCGTGCAGGTGGCCCTGCTGGCCGCCTTCGCCGAGGTGGGCAAGGAGCAGGGCGTCTCGGTGGTGTCCCCGCTCCTGTCCTCCAGCGTGCCCGAGGTGCGCATCGCCGCCCTCAAGGCGCTGCTGACCCTCTCGCCCCAGGAGGCCGCGCCCCACCTGGCCCAGGCAGTGAAGGATCCGGACCGCAGCGTGCGTCGGCGCGCCTCGCTCCTCGCGCTCGGCCTCGAGGGGGAGAGCGCGCGGCGGCTCGGCGAGGAGGCCATCCACGACCCCGACGCCGAGGTGCGCAGCCTCGCCGCCCTGGCGCTCGGCGCGGGCAGTGGCGAGTCCGCCCGGAGCCTGCTGCTGGAGGCCCTCAAGGACCCGGAGGTGCGCGTGCGCCGCTCCGCCTCCCAGAGCCTCGGACGCATCCTCGGCCAGGACGTCTCCGCCGTGGTGGACCTGGACGAGGGCCGCCGCCGCCGGGAGATCCGCCGGCTCGCCACGCTCCCCGTCCAGCCCGTGCGCGCCTCGCTCTCGGCCCGGCCGCCGCCCGCGCGGGCCCCCGTGCCCGCTCCCGCCCCTGCTCTCGCGCCCGCGCCGTCTCCCCGGCTCGTTCCCCGAGCTCCGCCGCCGACCGCCCCCGCCCCCACTCCCCTCGCTTCCGCGAGGGCCGCGGCCCGGGCGGCCGCCTCTCCCGTGGAGGCCCTCTGTGGCCCCCTGCTCTCCGAGGTCCGGGCGGCCATCCGGGGCCGTTCCCTGGGGGAGCTGGCCGCGGGCATCCGGGCCACCACCGAGCTGGCCCAGGAGGCACTCGCCCTGCTGGTCGCCAGGGGCTCGGTCATACGTCGGGGTCACAAATACTTCGCCGCTTAG
- a CDS encoding ParA family protein produces the protein MDAPTYSPKQVAEMLGVPLKSFTPALKQDSYTGAEVWALREQLGLFPAPLGRRKQLFLNFKGGTGKTSLSTSYAWRLAELGYTVLIIDLDSQGHATKCLGYEGEDFDQTLLNVLVRKAPLSEVIQKTSLPNLDFVPSNLTMSTVDLALMPMAGREFKLRNALKEVEGRYDVIVFDAPPSFGLLNLNALMAANDLFVPVLADFLSFHGLKLLFETVQGLDEDLNHVLDHVFIVVNSFNATFRLAKEALEALQTHYPEYLLPTIIRQCTKFAQAASEGRPIFVADPSSKGATDIESLIQHVLPRLRAGAAPGSDTGAQQAG, from the coding sequence ATGGATGCGCCGACGTACAGCCCCAAGCAGGTCGCCGAGATGCTCGGCGTGCCCCTGAAGTCCTTCACGCCGGCGCTCAAGCAGGACAGCTACACCGGTGCCGAGGTGTGGGCCCTGCGCGAGCAGCTCGGGCTGTTTCCGGCGCCGCTCGGCCGGCGCAAGCAGCTCTTCCTCAACTTCAAGGGCGGCACGGGCAAGACGTCCCTGTCCACCTCCTACGCCTGGCGCCTGGCGGAGCTGGGCTACACCGTGCTCATCATCGACCTGGACAGCCAGGGCCACGCCACCAAGTGCCTGGGCTACGAGGGCGAGGACTTCGACCAGACGCTGCTCAACGTGCTGGTGCGCAAGGCGCCCCTGTCCGAGGTCATCCAGAAGACGAGCTTGCCCAACCTGGACTTCGTCCCCTCCAACCTCACCATGTCCACGGTGGACCTGGCGCTCATGCCCATGGCGGGGCGCGAGTTCAAGCTGCGCAACGCCCTCAAGGAAGTGGAGGGCCGCTATGACGTCATCGTCTTCGACGCGCCGCCCTCCTTCGGCCTGCTCAACCTCAACGCCCTCATGGCGGCCAACGATCTGTTCGTCCCCGTGCTGGCCGACTTCCTGTCCTTCCACGGCCTCAAGCTGCTCTTCGAGACGGTGCAGGGCCTGGACGAGGACCTGAACCACGTGCTGGACCACGTCTTCATCGTGGTCAACTCCTTCAACGCCACCTTCCGGCTCGCCAAGGAGGCGCTGGAGGCGCTACAGACGCACTACCCGGAGTACCTGCTGCCCACGATCATCCGCCAGTGCACCAAGTTCGCGCAGGCCGCCAGTGAGGGCCGCCCCATCTTCGTGGCCGACCCCAGCTCCAAGGGGGCCACGGACATCGAATCCCTCATCCAGCACGTACTTCCGCGCTTGCGGGCGGGCGCGGCACCCGGTAGCGATACGGGTGCGCAGCAGGCCGGTTGA
- a CDS encoding ferritin-like domain-containing protein, with product MERKASEMGMNRTGIKTSPVESAKEIEGAEKRGATSIGDATAIARVRQEFAREVGNFGSVPPPTAKGMVKAAVDLLKGGRATVFIDKLGQRAGFERTGVRLYEAALSKLDVFGTWEGGPSRVELEKIRLDELAHFALVVRTIEQLGGDATALTPAAELQANMSEGVPRMLVDPHVNLLQSLEGLLTAELVDNASWELLIELAEQLGHTEIAEQFQRALDVEQEHLALVRSWISTGTMLEARVGEEAAGAPA from the coding sequence ATGGAACGCAAGGCGAGTGAGATGGGGATGAACCGGACCGGCATCAAGACCTCTCCGGTGGAGAGCGCCAAGGAGATCGAGGGCGCGGAGAAGCGCGGGGCCACGAGCATCGGAGATGCCACGGCCATCGCCCGGGTGCGCCAGGAGTTCGCCCGCGAGGTGGGCAACTTCGGCTCGGTGCCGCCCCCCACGGCCAAGGGCATGGTGAAGGCGGCGGTGGACCTGCTCAAGGGCGGGCGGGCCACCGTCTTCATCGACAAGCTGGGCCAGCGCGCCGGCTTCGAGCGCACCGGCGTGCGGCTGTACGAGGCGGCGCTGTCCAAGCTGGACGTGTTCGGCACGTGGGAGGGGGGACCCTCGCGCGTCGAGCTGGAGAAGATCCGCCTGGATGAGCTGGCGCACTTCGCGCTCGTCGTGCGCACCATCGAGCAGCTCGGTGGCGACGCCACGGCGCTCACGCCCGCCGCGGAGCTGCAGGCCAACATGTCCGAGGGCGTGCCCCGGATGCTGGTGGATCCGCACGTCAACCTGCTGCAGTCGCTCGAGGGTCTGCTGACGGCCGAGCTCGTGGACAACGCGAGCTGGGAGCTGCTCATCGAGCTGGCGGAGCAACTGGGGCACACGGAGATCGCCGAGCAGTTCCAGCGGGCGCTCGACGTGGAGCAGGAGCACCTGGCGCTGGTGCGCAGCTGGATCTCCACGGGCACGATGCTGGAGGCGCGCGTCGGCGAGGAGGCCGCCGGCGCCCCGGCGTAG
- a CDS encoding DUF924 family protein, translating into MARVDDVLGFWFGPPSEPAHLRPRGSWFERDESFDAECTRRFREACEQAAAGELDSWRDEPRGALALLLLLDQLPRNVFRGSPRAYATDERAREVARRALARGLDVPLPPVWRWFFYLPFMHSEDLQDQRRCVALTEPLTWENADSVITYESARRHHDIVARFGRFPHRNAALGRESTPEEVAFLQEPDSAF; encoded by the coding sequence ATGGCCCGCGTGGATGACGTTCTCGGCTTCTGGTTCGGCCCGCCGTCGGAGCCCGCCCACCTTCGGCCGAGAGGCTCGTGGTTCGAGCGCGACGAGTCCTTCGACGCCGAGTGCACCCGCCGCTTCCGGGAAGCGTGCGAGCAGGCGGCCGCCGGGGAGCTCGACTCCTGGCGCGACGAGCCCCGGGGCGCCCTCGCCCTGCTGCTCTTGTTGGATCAACTCCCGCGCAATGTCTTCCGGGGTTCACCCCGGGCCTACGCCACGGATGAGCGGGCGCGCGAGGTGGCGCGGCGGGCGCTCGCGCGCGGGCTCGACGTTCCCCTGCCTCCGGTGTGGCGGTGGTTCTTCTACCTGCCCTTCATGCACAGCGAGGACCTCCAGGACCAGCGGCGGTGCGTGGCGCTGACCGAGCCGCTCACCTGGGAGAACGCGGACAGCGTCATCACGTACGAAAGCGCCCGGCGCCACCACGACATCGTGGCGCGCTTCGGGCGCTTCCCCCACCGCAACGCCGCGCTGGGCCGGGAGTCGACTCCGGAGGAAGTGGCCTTCCTCCAGGAGCCGGACTCCGCGTTCTAG